The DNA window TGCCCTCGTCGAAGGTGGCGCTGGCCAGCACCGACACGCCGCCGATGCCGTCCCGGCCGGTCTTGGCGCCCATCAGCACCACGACGTTGCCCGGACCGGCCGCGGCCTTGTTCTGCAGCCGGGACACCGGCAGCACGCCGAGGCAGAGCGCGTTGAGCAGCGGGTTGCCCTGGTAGCTGGGGTCGAAGACGAGTTCGCCGCCGATGTTGGGCAGGCCCAGGCAGTTGCCGTAGCCGCCGACGCCGGCCACCACGCCGGGGAGCACCCGGGCGGTGTCCGGGTGGTCCGCCGCGCCGAAACGCAGCGGGTCCATCACGGCGACCGGGCGCGCGCCCATGGCGAGGATGTCCCGGACGATGCCGCCGACGCCGGTCGCCGCGCCCTGGTACGGCTCGACGAAGCTCGGGTGGTTGTGCGACTCGACCTTGAAGGTCACCGCCAGCTCGTCGGAGACCTGGACGACACCGGCGTTCTCGCCGATGCCGGCCAGCAGCCGGTCGCTCGGCGGGGCCTTCTCGCCGAACTGGCGCAGGTGCACCTTGCTCGACTTGTAGGAGCAGTGCTCGCTCCACATGATCGAGTACATGGCCAGCTCGGCCTGGGTGGGCCGGCGGCCGAGGATGTGCCGGATGCGGTCGTACTCGTCGTCGCGCAGGCCCAGCTCGGCGTAGGGCTGGAGCTCCTCGGGGGTGCCGAGGGCCCGGGGCACGGTGTCCACGCCCGGGGCCCAGTCGTCGGCCGGGCCGGCCTGCGGCACCACGCCCGGCGTCTCGCGCAGGGCCGGGTCCGGATGGGTGGTCATGACCTCTCCTCGCTGCGCTCGCCGCCGTGGCGGCGGGTGAGCCGATCGATGATCCCGCCACTCACGCTCACGCCGGGGCCCCGACCAGGTGCTTGAGCACCGAGGTGAAGAAGCCCAGGCCGTCCAGGGAGGGCCCGGTGAGCGCCTCCACCGCGTGCTCGGGATGCGGCATGATGCCGATCACGTTGCCGGCCTCGTTGGTGATCGCGGCGATGTCGCGCTGCGATCCGTTGGGGTTGCCGCCGACATAGCGCGCGACCACCCGGCCCTCGGCCTCCAGCCGGTCCAGCGTCGCCGGGTCGGCGACGTAGCAGCCCTCGCCGTTCTTGACCGGGATGAGCACCTCCTGGCCGGGCTGGAACGCGTTGGTCCAGGCGGTGCCGGTGGCCTCGATCCGGAGGACCTGGTCCCGGTTGCGGAAGTGCAGGTGCTGGTTGCGGGTGAGCGCGCCGGGCAGCAGGTGGGCCTCGCAGAGGATCTGGAAGCCGTTGCAGATGCCGAGCACCGGCAGGCCGCCGCGGGCGGCGTCGACGATCGAGCCCATCACCGGGGCGAACCGGGCGATCGCGCCGCAACGCAGGTAGTCACCGTAGGAGAAGCCACCGGGCAGGACCACGGCGTCGACGCCGTGCAGGTCCGGGTCGCCGTGCCAGAGCCGGACCGGTTCGGCGCCGGCGATCCGGACGGCCCGGGCCGCGTCCCCGTCGTCGAGCGAGCCGGGGAACGTCACCACACCGACCCGCGCGCTCACGAGCGGGCGTCCGCGGTCTCGTCGGCCTCGGCCAGGCGGACGGTGAAGTCCTCGATGACCGGGTTGGCGAGCAGCTTGTCGGCGATCTCCCGGGCGCGGTCCAGGTCCGGTTCACCGGTGAACTCGATCTCGATCCGCCTGCCGATCCGGACCGAGGCGACGTCGCTGACGCCGAGCCGGGGCAGCGCGTTTGCGACGGCCTGGCCCTGAGGATCGAGGATCTCGGGCTTGAGCATGACGTCGACGACGACGCGAGGCACGGGGCACTCCTGACTGTGTACGCAGTTGGGTGCCGGCCCACTACGGGCGAGCGCAGCCAGCCTACCTGGCAGATCCCGTCCCGACCGCACCGGCCGGTGCCCGCTCAGGCAGTGATCGGCGTAACCGGCCACCCGGGCGGGGGGCCGATACGCGTTCGTTGCGGCGTCGATATGAATTCGTTGCCGGCTGTCGCGGGCGACTTCGGGCACCAAGGGCCCCACCAGGCATTTCCCCGCGGATGCCCGCCGGTCCGACCGGTTTCCGACAGGCGGGAGGGCGGATCGCCCCCGGCCCGCCGTAACATCGCCGAATTTCGATTTAACTCTTGTGACGGACATCCGCCCGCCCTTAGCATGCATCGTCAGACGTCGATGAGTTTGTCGGCTCCGACCGCCGGGTCCACCCCCGCTCGGCGGTCGCCACCTGCCCGGCGACCCCGGGCACCCCCTCCGCAGAAGGAGTCCCCCGAGATGCGTCTCCGTCCCCTGCTCGCCGTGCTGACCACCACCCTCGCCGGGGTGCTCGCCACCGCCTCCGGCGCCACCGCCGCGCCGGCCGGCCCGCAGCCGATCATCGGTGGCAGCACCGTCTCGTCCGCCCCGTGGGCCGCCGCCGTGTTCAGCAACGGCTCGTTCACCTGCTCCGGCAGCGTGATCGCGTCCCAGTGGGTGCTCACCGCCCGGCACTGCGTCAGCGGCACGATGTCGGTGCGGGTCGGCAGCGTCTACCGCGCCTCCGGCGGGGTCACCCGCACGGTGAGCGCCTCCTACACCCGCAACGACCTCGCCCTGCTCCGCCTGTCCAGCGCGGTCAGCACCTCCACCGTGACGTTGGCCAGCAGCAACCCGCCG is part of the Micromonospora halotolerans genome and encodes:
- the purQ gene encoding phosphoribosylformylglycinamidine synthase subunit PurQ — protein: MSARVGVVTFPGSLDDGDAARAVRIAGAEPVRLWHGDPDLHGVDAVVLPGGFSYGDYLRCGAIARFAPVMGSIVDAARGGLPVLGICNGFQILCEAHLLPGALTRNQHLHFRNRDQVLRIEATGTAWTNAFQPGQEVLIPVKNGEGCYVADPATLDRLEAEGRVVARYVGGNPNGSQRDIAAITNEAGNVIGIMPHPEHAVEALTGPSLDGLGFFTSVLKHLVGAPA
- the purS gene encoding phosphoribosylformylglycinamidine synthase subunit PurS; the encoded protein is MPRVVVDVMLKPEILDPQGQAVANALPRLGVSDVASVRIGRRIEIEFTGEPDLDRAREIADKLLANPVIEDFTVRLAEADETADARS
- a CDS encoding S1 family peptidase, giving the protein MRLRPLLAVLTTTLAGVLATASGATAAPAGPQPIIGGSTVSSAPWAAAVFSNGSFTCSGSVIASQWVLTARHCVSGTMSVRVGSVYRASGGVTRTVSASYTRNDLALLRLSSAVSTSTVTLASSNPPVGSTNSIYGWGMTCYSGCSASSQLKTATVQVTSTNATDAYGGQAIRSTRINGNAWRGDSGGPQFYNGRQVGVASTADGSSIQNYGSVAYNRAWITSTAGV